In Rutidosis leptorrhynchoides isolate AG116_Rl617_1_P2 chromosome 6, CSIRO_AGI_Rlap_v1, whole genome shotgun sequence, the DNA window GTGAAGCAATGCGAATCTTTCCAAATACACGCgcctatcagcagggcacctgcgcatcctatgataccggtctccttaccatggccattctgcaaatgggcaattgacatagtcggaccattttcaAAAGGCCGAGGAAACattaaattcttgattgttgcaatcgactatttcactaagtgggttgaagcgcgaccgctggcaacaatttcgggaaaaagggtgcgaaattttgtatgggaagacattgtttgtcgattcggcataccaaacgaaatcgttagtgataacggtacacagtttgcgggggatccttttcgtagttggtgcgCAGAGCTTAATATTAAGAGGGGGAAATATGAGATTTACCTATTTGAAGGTTTTGAAATGCCACACATCATGAGAGGAAGAATGAATTGATTTTTGTAGTTTAATTAGTTGAAGATTACGTGGATAGTCTCtgtgaatagttttaacggactcaactaaccttcgttagggtgagggatgaaattgagaccttaaaatgcttttaaggatgaaaaaaTGTAGAAAATAAAACACGCAGATGAAACGGGCAGAAAGTGAAAAACACATAGACGAAATGGGCAATTTGTAAATTCAACACATTCAAAGTTTGTAAGTTTATGTAACATTTTTTTGCAAATTCAAAATTTGTCATGGTGAATGCAACAtactatatataaattaataattaataattaatttatttttgaGATAATGAGGATAATTTCTTTGGCTGTGTGttttttttaattctaattttttttttgtgtaaaacaattttgtgtttttaggttCGCTTTGTGTTGAGGATATGGATCAGGGCTCTATTTTGTATAGGAGATGATATCTTCAACATTCATTTTATTTGTTCCACCACAATTTAAAGCTTTTTTCCTTAAATATTCCTCGATAAATTATAACAAAAAGTTTTAAACAATTTGTGTAAGCTTTTCATTAAGGGCAGTTTAGTCAATTATGGTGGAACAAGTAAAATAGGTGGTGAAAATATCATCTCTCATTTTGTATTGTTGACtagttctttattattattatattttttattaaagTTCATGGTTGGTTTTTTAAGTTTGAGTCATTTTGGGggggaaaaaaaaaattattaaaaaggaCAAAATAACGAATTATAAAGAGACAAttggggtcaaaattagggttacgtTTACAAAACAACTTGGATCAAAGAATGAGGCTGGCGTGAAGAAATTGAGGTTTCTGAGGGTGGTTGCCCTTCTCCCAGCCCATGATTTCTAATTTTTCTTCAAATCAACAACCCTCGTTAATATGTACGATGTAATGTATGTATATAAAGATAGAGAGATATAGATggatatatagatatatgaatcCATTTATTCTGTTTTCTACTTTTGATACTAAGGCTGTGCTTGTTTATCATATTCCTCttcctcttcatcatcattatcattatcattatcattatcattatcattatccatTTTTACTCCCTCTGttccattataattattaattatcaattaCAGTAATTATTAAGAGGCAGTGATGATATTTATCTGTTTTTTGATCCAAGTTGTTAATGGGGCAAGTTCAAGAGATGATCTGTAGCTTGGCTGGGCAATTTCAGAGGATGGTAAATTGTGATACCAATATTATTCTTTCACATTTCGCAACCTCTTGTTTATTGCAGCCATGGCGGATTAATCCTCTTGCCCTGTTCGTAAACAGATCTGAGCCTCCTTCATAAGCTTTATCAAGTAAATTATTTTCTAAGAATATGAGCTATTAGGCTAACACGTTTTTGGTTGTTAGTTCGAAAATTACAATAGAATGTTTACAGCCTAGTTATATTATTATAACCTGAAGAATGAAGTAGGCAATTGATATTTTGCACCTCTCTATTCATTGTCAGTTGTCACTGATTATCTCCTTAAATAAGCAGTTGAAGTTAGTAAAATTTGCATTAAATCTTTTTCAAAGCATTTTTATTTTGTTGAAGTTTCCAAACATGTCAGGCAAAGAAGTAATTTCCTTTTAAATTTGGGCTGATCGAACGTGTGTAGGTCTTTCTATTGAGGACACTGTGATCGCTGCAACCAAACCGGGATGCACCAGTGTAATATCGATCGTCATTTTTCCCCCCGATCCATCTAATAAACAATATACTAATACTAATCATCACAGCTAACAATTCATATGAACAACAATGCAACTTTTTTTTCAGATTGAACAAGGTTTGCTGCTGATCCAATTGGAATTGTAAATCAAACCGTTCTGTGTAGCAAATAAGTGTATGAAGTCAGGTTTGTTGTTTTAAAATGGTAGAGGCGAGTCACACTTCAACTGACCTAAAGACAAGTTCAAGTGTGAGATATTATGGGTCTTGGATTACATTTTATAGATTAACcagtgatcaatccttaattaatgatattacataattacggattgagtgcaataagattataatggaggatggaatgtttgatgattattttgggccccgatgatcgtctttcactttaactatcaagtgatcaaccaccccgacccggtcttgattgttaattagcttaattcacctttgcgcggtgtaaaaatcccttgggcaagatcacaagtggaaattacaaaggcttaggtaaaatggcagagaatcaagaACACCTAAATgggaggccaagctccctatttataggaatcgaaatatccgcagtatgcgagttacttaactatccgcggaaactcagcggattaaaccgcggtcttgcattaatgcgaaaacataatcgCTGAACTTCCTTTCAGCGAATATTCCACAACTTtgcattataattcgcgtagtttttcctttggcctttagccaataaaatatacatatacaatgctatgtatatgatcaagtccccccagtttattatgatacatattgcgaaacaaatgcatcataataaactctaaaaattcgcagtttGATCTGACCACTATCCGCATTGAAACATATTTCGCGTTATCTTTGTTACCGTTATAATAGTCAATGTTACCGTTTGAATTATCTCAATAgataattaacataattaacccCGTCGCCTATATATATTGTGACCTGAAATCACAAATTCACTACTCATTTTTCAAAGTATTTGAAAATTTCTTAACTCGTCAGTCAATCTTTATCATTTTAGTCATTACTTGCAGCTCTTCTTTAATTTAAAATGAAGATTAACGAGTTAGATAGGAAGGCTGATCCAAAAACCTTGATCACCAAACTATTAACAAGCCCGGAAGCTAAATCGTCATCATCAAAAGAAAAGCAACCCATTCCAATCGTCGATTTAACCTCCAAATCTCCCTATACAAAACCGAGCTCTACCAAGCGGCCGTTACAAACACCGCCGTCTTCGCAAAGCAAAAAACATAAACAACAGgagacccccccccccccccccccccttcacGACAATCCAGTTATATCGGAACACGAAGGGGACCAGCAAACTGGTATATTGCGGATTGTTATTGCATACGTAAAATATACATTAGTTTTATTTCACCAACTAACCAACGATGTTATTTTGCAGGCGATTTTTCTGGTGATCCTTTCTTTGTAAGCCCGAACACTCTTGATCAAATCACTGAATTGTTCCGCACTCCACCTGACTCTTATGGAGTGCGGATTGATGGTTTAGCAGGATATACTTGTGCTTCATCTGCTGCTGCTCTGGATCAGCGCTaacagatgaagttagcaatcccccgcgagcttcgccgcgagttctctaaactctctgctctggacgcgcataatagttttgttcaaaatttctacatgtgcttcaattcagcatatgactttatatgccgtcaagaacaatttttcaatgttcttgaagctgaACAACAAAAGTATAATGCTGAGAAGATCAAAGCTGAAGACAGCGAAAaacgctgtgctaatctctcccatGAGCTAACCGCAGCAAAAACCACCGTTGATGACTTGAAACAACAGGTTGCTGCTGCGACTGAGAAAGAAAACCAACTGCAGGACACCATTAAAGCACTGGCAGAGAATGTGACGAAACTAACAACAGAGCGAGACAACGCTCTTGCTGCTAAAGCCTCTGCGGAACTTGAGTTCACCAAGGTCCGCCAACATCTCCCTGAACTGGCTAGAAAGATTCTCAATTCCAAGCCTGTTTCTGTAAATTTTTCAACATTTGCCGCCGCATTAAGGCTATGCGAGAGGGTTGAATTTATGGATGAGATTGCTATTCGCTGCCCACTGCCAGACCCGCTACCGTCTGCATTAGCTGATCGCCTTTGCTCACTGGAAGAGGCGAAATCAGCATACGCAGTTGCTCAACAGGGCATAGCCGAAATTCCCCTCCCCAAGATAACCGCAATAAGTGAGCAAGAAGATgtcactgcagatgacatcatcaagcttgacttaaccAAGGATTAGTACTTACTTTGTATAACAGCACGCAGCTGCCTCTGCGACGTTATTAATAAAATTTCGCCGTTTCATATTTTTGCAAGTActtctatttttatagcgctttcattatcaacattcataacacaaacttgtcctttgcaatttccaacatatattattgtgcacataataaatgcgtacttttgcgaaacaatctgtatgcgtatatgcttatacgttataaatcttctaagtccgccgaaacgatccttaggcaattaattagcattgcgaagcatctaagcattggcaaaatcaaacacttaggatataaaattcctttcgcaataattcgtatgcaaaagtgggcaatttcatcactttgctatttaACCACTGCGAAATACTATAATCATTATGAAACCATCTTTAAAAcatttcataactattcgtatTTCACAAATAAGCTTTTCGTATATTTTTACAAGTGCTTATTTTTAAAATtcctacaagcgtgatcaagacttgcaagaaaaataaaaaacaaaaacaccTAATAAGCATATCAGCCATATGCCTTGAATCCAATGTCGCACTTTGCACATATATCTTTGATATTTTTCGCAAAACTAcgcataatatcgctttaacaaaacagcatgccacgcattaggtaaaactcgcccttccatatccgcgagcttatatgagcttgcggcattaattgccacaatttgataagggccttcccaattaggacccaacttgccaagcttttctgctctgcttgcttcattgtttcgcagcacccattcgcctatagcgaaagacaaagcacgcactcttttgttataatacttagcaatttgctgcttattattcgcttctctaatAGCAGCCATTAATCGCCGCTCCTCAATGAAATTCAGATTTTCGCTCAACGCAGCATTATTTGCTTCTTCTTCAAAGTTAACTATTCTatgcgttggtaccagaatttcCGCAGGAATGACTGCCTCAGAACCATACACCAAGCTAAAAGGTGTTTCACCTGTGCTTTTCTTAAATGTTGTCcgatgtgcccataacacattgggtaattcatctacccaacctgTTCTCTTTTCACATAAtctctttttaataccgcttactATGTCATGATTGGTTACTTCGCATAAACCGTTAGCCTGTGGGTGCGCCATTGActggctctttattttttttttttattattaaagttCATGATTTTTTAAGTTTGAGTCCTtttgaaaaaagaaaagaaaagaaaagaaaaactaaGATATTAAAAAGGACAAAATAACGATAAAGAGACAAttggggtcaaaattagggttacgtTTACAAAACAACTTGGATCAAAGAATGAGGCTGGCGTGAAGAAATTGAGGTTTCTGAGGGTGGTTGCCCTTCTCCCAGCCCATGATTTCTAATTTTTCTTCAAATCAACAACCCTCGTTAATATGTACGATGTAATGTATGTATATAAAGATAGAGAGATATAGATggatatatagatatatgaatcCATTTATTCTGTTTTCTACTTTTGATACTAAGGCTGTGCTTGTTTATCATATTCCTCttcctcttcatcatcattatcattatcattatcattatccatTTTTACTCCCTCTGttccattataattattaattatcaattaCAGTAATTATTAAGAGGCAGTGATGATATTTATCTGTTTTTTGATCCAAGTTGTTAATGGGGCAAGTTCAAGAGATGATCTGTAGCTTGGCTGGGCAATTTCAGAGGATGGTAAATTGTGATACCAATATTATTCTTTCACATTTCGCAACCTCTTGTTTATTGCAGCCATGGCGGATTAATCCTCTTGCCCTGTTCGTAAACAGATCTGAGCCTCCTTCATAAGCTTTATCAAGTAAATTATTTTCTAAGAATATGAGCTATTAGGCTAACACGTTTTTGATTTTTAGTTCGAAAATTACAATAGAATGTTTACAGCCTAGTTATATTATTATAACCTGAAGAATGAAGTAGGCAATTGATATTTTGCACCTCTCTATTCATTGTCAGTTGTCACTGATTATCTCCTTAAATAAGCAGTTGAAGTTAGTAAAATTTGCATTAAATCTTTTTCAAAGCATTTTTATTTTGTTGAAGTTTCCAAACATGTCAGGCAAAGAAGTAATTTCCTTTTAAATTTGGGCTGATCGAACGTGTGTAGGTCTTTCTATTGAGGACACTGTGATCGCTGCAACCAAACCGGGATGCACCAGTGTAATATCGATCGTCATTTTTTCCCCCGATCCATCTAATAAACAATATACTAATACTAATCATCACAGCTAACAATTCATATGAACAACAATGCAACTTTTTTTTCAGATTGAACTAGGTTTGCTGCTGATCCAATTGGAATTGTAAATCAAAACGTTCTGTGTAGCAAATAAGTGTATGAAGTCAGGTTTGTTGTTTTAAAATGGTAGAGGCGAGTCACACTTCAACTGACCTAAAGACAAGTTCAAGTGTGAGATATTATGGGTCTTGGATTACATTTTATAGATTAACCAGCATAAAGTTGTGCCTAAACTTCTAATGTTGCAATTATTTGTAGCACTATGTAGTTCTAAATTCTTAGTTGTTGTCCCAAAGTATTTGAAAGTTAAAATGCCATTGACTTGATTCGTATCGACTCGACTGGGATCCAACCCGTTGCAGAGTTTTTGTGGTAAGTGTTGTGGGTTCTTGTTCATTAGTTTTCTGGTCAGATTTGTCATGCCCGCCATGTGTCTTAATGGTCAGCAGTTTTCGATTTATGGTTTGCTTTGTGTGTCGTGATTAAGTGTATATGTTGACCTCGTGTTTGTTTTTTTGAGGATTTTGTTTATGTTATTTAGGTCCTGTTTGTTTACGACTTAATTGTATGAAAATTAATAACTTGGGTGTCATTTGTTTTTGACTTGATGAAAGTAATATGTTTAAAATGTTTTAATCATTTTATCACCCTCGATATATCTTTTTTTCCCCTTTCTCTTTTACCACTCTTGACATCAATAGCTTCATCATTTCTTTTACCGACCCTTAAAATTTTCCCCTTTCTCTTTTACCACTCTTGACATCAATAGCTTCATCATTTCTTTTACCGACCCTTAAAACTATACCTAGCAATTGGGTCGGGTCAGGTTGACCTAAAACCAAATATTAGGGTTTGGGATTTAGGGACTCCTATTATAATTTTTCATGAAATGATAAACTGTCATCTTCCTTGAATTAGGATTTGGGGCAAACATAAAACCAAATATTAGGGTTTGGGACAAAAGTTAAATTGGTTTATTAGCATTCTTATTATGAatatttatatctatctatatagttatatataactctaaaatgataatgttatcattatgtttattatcctttaattttcataattacgatgtcataattatatattaatttaattaaaaaaataatatgaaatcttttataaaagaaaatactaatctctcataaattgtaattttaattatctAAAAAAGTTTAAAATgcgtttattattactaattattattattattattaaaaatataaatattcaactttgagcgaactttattattattatttacctttaatataataattataattataattataattattatattattaatattcaaatatggattctttttttGAAATTAATTACGTTTTATATATATGCGAAAATGCATGTccataaattgtaattttaattttctaaaaaagttTAAaatgcatttattattactaataattattattattattattaaaaatatatatattcaactttgaccgaattttattattattatttacctttaatataataataataataattattatattattaatattcaaatatggattctttgtacgaaattaattacgttacatatgtatgcgaaaatacatgtctctatatatttgtaaaaacgacaagtttcttagtcaaacgggtcattaaaataaattattttagcatttacattcacttaatatctaaaatatgttattaaattgttttatttaaacaaactcgtgattttaCGGGCCATTTTACTAGTTAAGTTATATCCTACTATTTGATTCTTACATACACTATATTTTTTAGATTAACAGAAAAATgctacaaacacataaattacaaacaatTTCTTATAAAGTGACCTGACTACATGACGTGGACATGACTATCAATTTACTCGATCAAGCCTTTGATGATATGACCTATTCGAGATTGTCTAGTCTCCAACAAAATT includes these proteins:
- the LOC139853671 gene encoding uncharacterized protein translates to MAHPQANGLCEVTNHDIVSGIKKRLCEKRTGWVDELPNVLWAHRTTFKKSTGETPFSLVYGSEAVIPAEILVPTHRIVNFEEEANNAALSENLNFIEERRLMAAIREANNKHFAKNIKDICAKCDIGFKAYG